In the genome of Crassostrea angulata isolate pt1a10 chromosome 6, ASM2561291v2, whole genome shotgun sequence, the window TGACAGatcttttgaaattaaaacagcCATCATGATGATAAATTCCTAATGTAAACttacaattttatacaattatgAAAAAGTATCATTTAGAAACAATATTTGAGGACAATGGTTAACGTATTTCGCCTGGTTTTCTTTGACGTGGCAATCTCTGTTACTCAGGTGTACACGGTGTGTGGAATCTACACCGGATGTGCCGTGGTCGCCGTCATCATCATTGTTGTTCTCTTGGACAAGATCAAACTGGACAAGGATAATCACGATCAGTACGGGAAGTTCTCCTTCGACACCCTGATCGCCACGTTCAGCCACTGGTGGAGGTCCCCGTACCAGAAACTTTTGATGGTGCTGACTTTCTACAGCGGTGTGGAACAGGGCTTCGTCGGGGGCGATTATACAAAGGTAATAATGCAGCCCACTATGTTAGTTTACAAGCTTTGGAATTCaaactatttttcattttgtcaaatttttgttaGTAGTTAATTCATAAAGAAATTATTCCTTTAAATAAATGTCTGAAAGAATTTGTCAACAGAACGTTGAGCAAGATCGAATACAGCATTTTTAGGTAATCTTGTTGCATTACCTACCCCCTTCCTTCCTAAGAAGGTTACATTTTCCTTTCAGTCCTACATTGGGTGCGCCCTTGGAATCTGGAACATCGGTTACATCATGATATGCTATGGCGTTGTGGACGCAGCCTGCTCTTTCCTCTTTGGTCGATTGGTCCAATTCGTCGGCCATATCCCGTTCTTTATTCTTGGTAACTACACTTTTCCGCATCATAAAGAAAactattttgacattttttaaacgCACTGCATGTTTGAAACAATAGAATTTTATTATGATAagcatttttgtataaaatattattcTTCTATTATACACAGGGATGGGgtacatttatcaaagtaattgagagtaattaattacattttaaaaaaattaatgtaattgtaattgcaagtaattgataaaattgtcaatgtatttgaaagtaattaattacttttcaaagtaattgaccccaactctgattatacatgtatatatatgtacctcAGCTAATTTGGAATCGTATTGTGATCAACTTTATTTTATGCTGTTCTAGGGTAGATTTgatttcaaaacttttatttttttattgcagcTTTCCTGTTACACGGAGGGGTACAAATAACGTTGATGCTGTGGGTCCCTGACCCAGACAGAGTCTACCTGTTCTATATCTTCGCCGCCTTGTGGGGGATGGGGGATGCCGTCATTCAAACTCAAATTAATGGTAAGAAATTCATGTACATAAATGCCACGCTGGATTCATTGCTCTCACTATTGAGATTTTGGCTCAGAGGACAAAGAGATACAAAGTGGGCcgatattaaaatttaaagaaatacgaGAAGAATCTCAAAAATTCGTTACTATTTCTAAAGACTTTTTCGGCCAGAAGGGCAATAAGATTTGATGGTCGTGGtctatatataatgataaaatcataagaaaatattaaaatatttaaacaaaaacgtaaagaatttataatgaaaagttataactttaaaaaaatcatattcaaatttaaggtagatctgaatCATCTGATGGTTAGTTGACCATCCAGGCCTCCTAAATGGGAACAAGAAAATGGTCAACATTgcatcaaaatgaaatttaaaatccatttaCTGATATCCTAAATTAATCATGGTTGATTATTCTCATAtatctttgtttgttttatctTCCAGCATACTACGGATATTTATTCACCGACCACTCGGAAGCCGCCTTCTCTAACTACCGCCTTTGGGAGTCCTTGGGCTTTATCCTGGCCTTTGGTTACGGGAACTTTGTAAGGACTGACATCAAATTATACCTGACGTTCACCGTCTTAGTGGTCGGAATGTACCTGTACGGCGTCACGGAGTACCTGGAGAGACGAGCCAGGAAATCGGCCGCCAACATCAGCGAGAAGACGAAGTTGTGAGTCAGGGGAGGTCATCCATTTTTATGACGTCGTATGTTATTAACTTGTTCATTTAATGATTCTGCTAGAAAATTTTCATTGCAATGCAAAGTTGTTTGCGATGCtcgttttatatttgaaaacatatacataattatgtatatttttgatattgtcattgaagtaaattttaatatgaaaataaaatggagTATATTTTTTTAGGATTCTACTCCAAATCAGATATAGATTTCCTTAAAACAGTCTGATATAtcgtgattttttatttatttttgttgtttttcagcCTTAAAAGCATCATTAATTAGAGCAATACATTATTGCTTTTCACCATTTTATAAATAGGCACTTGAATGCATTTATTCCTTGGAATATTAAAGAGTGATGGAGAATTCCTGTCTTAAGTCTTAGCATATCACTGTCTTTACACCATTGTTTTTGcgcatttttgtttgtttttattgctTTATTGTATGTATTTTGTCTACATGTGATAAaccatttttatatgtatatataacttttatatatatttataacatatGCATTGcaatgtgtttaaacattaaaatagttTCCATACAGTTGAATACTTGTTAAGTTTTGTGTAATTTGGCTATGACTTCAGTTAGTTTtgcttattttataaaataaatgaattttaaaggtattgtttaattatttaaataaagtgaAGTCcaagttgttttcttttttcatttcaattgcACTTGTTTGATATGCATGCTTattttcgtttaaaaaaaatagctaaAAATTGACGAAAACGGTAAACTGGGACTGATTTTAGTCAAATAAGCTTTAGTTAAGCGACAGTCTGGCATGCGTTTATTTTGGCTGTAAGAAACAGTGCATATTTAAAGAACCGGCAACTCATTTAGATGTCATATTAGATTAtataattagaaccattttaacaggagcttggacctTGGGTCCTTATTAggtaatttgttatatatacgTACCAATACGGTTTGTTTATTGTTGTCATtcatcaaaatgtaaaatatacgTTTGGTGttgaacacacacacacatgtgaTTTTACCAGCTTTCCTTATAACAAGCGAGaactttatgattttaatttaaaacagaaaaaaaaatattcttaacaGTTAATCGGAAACCATATGTCGGTCTACCTAACAATTAAATGAACATTCTCACTAGAAATGTATGTACCTGTATATATTGTTAGTTTAAGAGGACACGTACACTGATGTTTGTGTATGACCTTGAAACAATATCCCAACTGCTGAGAGTACATTTTTACGCAATATCTTAAAGTTTTTCCACGGGGGTAAAACGAAGAAAATTGTCATTTATGCACATCTTGATAAGCGTGTTATTTCAAATGTCAAAATCTGAAAAAGGTTAAAGGAACCCATGTTTGCCAAACCATCagttactagtacatgtagctGTTTCGTGCGCTTAATGAGATAGGAAGCTCTTGCTCCTTTTCACCTTTTACTTCGTTAAAACCAGATTGACAGAAGAGAATACaaataatgtataattatattatacggctgggtggtcaacagaTTTATATGCATAagatctacccccccccccccccccaaaaaaaaaaatctaaatatgatGTTTTTAGACGTAAACATAattaagagaagaaaaaaaggatctcagctttaaaatttaaacatttttttttaatttcttagaGAGTTTTTCATCTCAAGGAGATTAATATGGTCTAAAAATGGCTATGATATTCAACCCTCATTAAAAGTAATTTATATAGGTAATTACTTTACCAAAAAAGTGCAAAGTATATCGTAATTGCGAAAGTGCAAGAGAGAACTTGATAAAAATAACCATCAACTATATCGAAAAGAATCGTATTATTATTGTGGTATTCAAATATTTGCATATTCCATAAGATTCgttgttttaaaagataatcTGGAGAGTGGTCTTTTCAAGACTACatagaagatttttttctttcaggaaCTAGAGGATAATATTTATTTGAGTAacatatcaatgaaaataaCTGAGTATctcactacccccccccccccccccccttcagtGTTTTCTAGCGTGAACAAACACTTCATGAATTTTCATTCACACTTTCATTCATCGGTGAGAAGATCCTAACAAATCTTCCCGTCGGGAGAATACTTTTCGGCGCATTAGCGTAAAACCGCCAGTTCAACACTGAAAGGTGTGATTAGAATAACTCAGGTAAAAGAAACTGCATGAATAAAAAGCTACATATTTAGCTCAAATAAACTTCGGGGAAGGAATTCCTTCTCAAGGTGACTTCCACAAACAAATTAAGCGATCTTTTTTTTCCCAAAGTACCGGCGTTGTTTGacaattaatacaaagaaaactGTGAATCTTGTGATAATCTCTTTTGAAGACAACCCAAAGTATTGGTTCATCGAATCCTTTTTTTCTGGATACGTGATTGATATACGCTTGGTTTTGGAATTTCAATATACTTTTTGGTTCCGTTGAGCAACGAAGTGGAATAGACATTGGTGCAGAAAGGTAggttaagtatatatatatacttacataCGTTGAAAATCCTATCATTTATATACAAAAGGTATTTAGCTATTTGAAATGCTAAAAAACTCAGTAAAATGTAGGTCAATTCATATATAGGCACATAAGTTGTCAATCTAAACATTTATCATATAAAGTATTTGTCTACTGAattgcaaataaatatttttcgaGGTTAtgttgaaatacatgtgtatgtaagAAGACGATTGTGGTGTCTATATAAGTTTGTGGGAGATCGTGGCACGTTCATGAATTCTGACAGGCCATCAGATAGATGTGATATGATgagaaaattatatacatgtagctttaaatttttttaacagtcTGCAGCTAGCCTGGTTATATTAGTTTGAATTTAGATGTGCAAAAGGAAATGGTATTATATTGCCTTTACATCATTTGAACAATTCCAAATGTACTAAAAACGTGGTCATGACTATTTATACTGTGTTAATCTACATCTGTCGACTAAGTACAGCTTTACTTTACAAACTATGTATAAACAGTAATTCAGAGTAAAATGTTCATTACTGTCTTGAataacataggcgtcggaaacgggggggggggggggggctgggcaACCTCACtgattttgtaaactttttcTTGCTTGTCAAGGTTTCTGATAactctagccccccccccccccgccccccttCCCCACCACcacttttaatttgcttccgaAGCCACATTTGATATAGTGTTCAACCATGCAGGTCCAGTTCAGTCAGAATGAGCTCATTTACAATATATAGCTTTATCTAGCCTCTAGCATTTtgaatagcttaataaagctatttagCTTATCTTAGCTGTAGAGATTGCACTGGACCTGTCAAAGACATCAACAATGGAGTAAAACCTTCagttaaatttacactacccgctGCCCACCTCACCCCAAAACCTCGATGTCAATACTGCAGACTAACGAATGTTGAGAATCCATGCTTTGCTTCTCATTTGTTTTCCAACGAAAGTTTTCTGCTTCTGGCCAAAATGAGTTTCCGTGCGTAAAAcgtaaagagagagagagagagagagagagagagagagagagagagagagagagagagagagagagagtccatCGATCTGTAGCCATTTTATGTAACCGAGTGCACCTCTCATCACGTAATCCGCTTCCATTGATTAGTCCTCGTAATCCTAAGTAATCCGATCAGAATgtgcttttaaaacattttacctCTTTTAGTGGTTTCCATTGTGCATGGAATGATTCACACTTTAACTTTTGTCCTTTTAAATGTGGCTTTGTTCACTACTAAAGAGGGTCAACTAGGTCCACTTCACATTTATGAGTAAGTCATTTGTATGTAATATTATGGAAGTTGGGAGGAGGGGGTGGTGGTGGTGAAGAATGATTTcgcagattttatttttatcttaccAAAGGTGtgcactcccccccccccccccccccgacccattatacatgtgtaatacagTACCTTACAAACAACGGAGTCGAGTCTCTGGGCATAAATATGACAGAAAATCAACCGGTAAATAGTTTTCTTAGCAATGTTTCAGCTCAACTCCCCCCCTCCCCATATATCCGCTTCGTGCCTTGTGGCACATAAGGCATCAACAGAACATCTCCATACATCTTTGTTCGCAGCTGCAACCCTCAAAACAGTTCAAAACaggacatatttttttttaaaaagtaacgttcataaaacttataaaataaagaaaatttgcatttttctttttaaagcatCAAATCGTGCACAACTAAATTTTACAAGTACATATGTAGATTCTGCTCTAAAGCAAGCACATATCTGCCATAAAATGCCTTAAAGACAAAATCAAAGTTAGAGTCACTACAATGggttgtaaaattgtttaaaagataTCATTGAacctagaaaaaaaataaatagatagaGAGATTTTATCGCAACATGAAACGACTTGACAGCAAACATTAACAAACAAACTCATAATTAAAATACGGTCGCGCGTATActacggtacatgtatatacataatacGAAATCCAGATAGGATCTTTGCCTGTTTTCATCGGTTTGTCCCTTGTTTACCTATGTTTTGATCGTACACATCTTCTATACCTATATCCCTACTGATTCATTCACTGGAATTCAGGTCATATAtcaaatcgtgacccccggggGAAAGTTGCTGTTTCATAGTAATACACACGATTCTATAGATGGTCACACATTCCTTGGGTATATGTGTCGGACAGGTGGTTACATATGAAATGATggatgtagacaaatgcaggtAATTTATGTCTAgatgtcaattttttaaagaatattcattgAGAAATCGTCGGCCATCGAAAAATGAAGATCGAGTTGTTATAAAAATTGCATCCAAGAAACGTGTACTAAATGTTGGTACAATGTACtacatttattttctaaaataggATATGAAACCCGGATGGGGTTCAAAacgttaaaatacatgtaggaaTTAGTTTTTGGAGCAAAAATATTATCagggaaattaaaaaaaaaacttatacaAGTGAAAGCTATTAAATCCGATAATTATCAAACATTGTTACATTTCTTAATGAGTCCATTACAAATCTCGGCCATGTTAAATGTGCTGATTTTCACAGCTTGGAGAATTACTCAATatgtcagattaaaaaaaataaatcttggaTGCCAGCTTTTTTTCGGTGATTggtctttttatttttgttttggcacGCGGGCACTTCTCACGCCCACATTCGTACCCCTTATCGGCCACAAATCGCATTAGAAGCGCTATCATTGAACGAAATCGTACCCGTAGGAAACCGTCTGTGTTAAAAGTCTCATTGTTTTCCCCGCTTCTTATTGTGTCTCCTTCCCTCTCAGTGAAAACTAATGATAATCTGGGGCTAGACTGAATCCCCCTtaatttttctctctctcccaatCTTTACTTCCCTTACTCATCTGGTAAGACGATTTCTCCGTCACTCTATCCTCGTGGCCCGGTTAAGAAGGAACTATATAAGGGGGATCAAAACATTCTATACCCAAGACCTGTGTTTGTAACTGTCAACAGTGCACCAATTTCTTGATGCCTGGATGAGTGACATTTTGTAGCAATTTTAATAGTTGAggattttattatcattttcaagGTACTGAATGTTACTTGACGAATAGCATTTTTGATTAGTCTTCAACGGTACTGTACTTGCAAGAAATTTGCAAAATAAGTTGTATTTCTGCAGGTTTGAATTTCATATGTATGCACTTATCGAACctcgtttttgttttattataatgtaaatGTATAGGCCTTCATCTAATTTTGGTGCCCCTTTTTGGTATTTTCgtctattacatgtatctgtcaAGAATTCTTAGTGTTTCAGGCGGgcttttattttatgtaaaatgacaGTTATAACATGCATTCTTATAGTTTCAAATTGGacacttcttatcttgaaaattattaaattgcATAACTCTAGACATTTTAAGGAAACTTCTAAGACATTTAAAacttataattattataacaaCATCCATCTGTACCTGTAAAGGCTTATTTTCATGATGAATTGAAAGAGGTTGTATTAGATTTAAaaccagaattttttaaaataaacttttatgaAAAAGATTCTTAAAAGTTGTTCATTAATCTTCCTTTAGTTATATTGTCTTCAGATACGCCCATTAATTGCCTTTCAACAACCACCTATTTCTACCATTACTGCTCGTATATCTGTTATATCTGTCACAGTCCGGCTTCCCTAATTGTCACGCTGTTAATTCAATGAAGAAGTCAAGAATAACGTTTTCCTCCTACTTAAAAAGAACGTGTCGTTCTTTGCTTAGCCATTTGAATAATCATATGCTCTATCCTTTTTTCTCCTGCAGATTTTCAGAATGAGCGTGTACGAAACAAACCCAGAAGGATGCGGACCTAATCCGGAATTGTACAAAACGTGTGGACAGTTCAAATGTATTCCAGTAAATGTCACTTGCcgtaagtaaacaaaaaataaagatttatttattcattataacagGAACGTAAATTCGACGCATTCCGCACGTAGCTAATTAATTAACATACacaagtactcatttaacattGTGAAGCGTTTTGACAAATGGTATTTCCAGTTTCATCGCTGCCATATCTTTCCccttttaattcatatttgtcTTTGATGAGAAATTCATAGacaatttgattaaatatttgtttattttcttatcactGTGTCGTTATAGCTTGTGTCTCAGAAGAATTTAGCTGCGCAGACGACACATGTATTTCTCGGACTCTCATATGCAACGGAGTGAGAGATTGTACGAATGGAAACGACGAAATCATTTGCGAAGGCAAGTTCTAGGGGATGGTGACAATGCTTTTCTCACCCGCttgatttcatttatttcattaaaaatgatttttgtagACTTAGTAATGAACAcgtcaaatttatttattgaataaaaaattgctttttcatttattgcataaaatatttgttttcattgaacTCATTTTGAGGAAAcactgtttatacatgtataagagtgcAAGCGCATACAATTTATTccgattttattttattttgtattgatattcACAAGTcactttaattaatttcatttaatcataatGTATACAGGAATTTGTTTATGAACATGCACACCATTTAACCAGTTAAACTTCATTAAGATGGATGTGTGCAAGACTTTCAGCTATCAATATAAAAACAGCATATACGTTACTTTCTCAAAATTAATTAATCATGATTGTACGTGTGTatcctaaatatttttttatttgttcaacagATGGTTTGACAGAGTCGCCAGCCATTCCTCTGTCAATATTTATAGCAGTCACATCAGTCTGTGTTGTGTGTTGTATCCTCGCAGTCATCCTAACCTGTCTCTGTCTCAGACGACGTCAACAGAGGAACAACGGATCTCTCGCCAGTAAGGCATTGCTCTGGACATTTTGATATTCCAGTATTATACACTATAATTTCATCTCATCCTCGCAATGCCAAAGGTTATAATGTTTAATTCCTCACATTAGTGCGAAAAACGTTTCGATAATCCTTGGTATTGTGAAGATGGACATTGTACAATAGATATCGCCACCGTTAAGTACAACTACTCTCTGATGcgaaagaaagataactctcacATGCGTGTTCATATATGACTTGTTTTCCCCTGTAACACTGTCGAATAAGCTCGCTACATGTAGGTGATTTTTgccatttttttcataaatttgttGAAATAATGTGCATCTAAAGATGTACTCTACAGATTTTTCATAAAACCATAAACCCCACTGTGCGATTCTATATGGGAAAGATGAATCATAATAAATTAAGAGGactcgatggtcgtggccattttcaGACTATTTTAATCTCCTCGAGAAAAAGATTTTAGCAAAGAAATAaaggaaaatgtcaaatttcAAAGCTAAATTGTGTGGAATTCTTTTATATGTAACAGTTTATAGCTCAAAATCATATCTTATAAATGAAGTTAGATCTAATGGTTAATCAGCCTCCTTAGAAATTGTATAGAATCACAGGAGTAGGTTTTTCCTATCATAAAAGTGTCTTAT includes:
- the LOC128187456 gene encoding protein unc-93 homolog A-like; protein product: MAGTSDAMEMKQNGHGSPEIETFPMTKFQMLKNLLVISFAFCFLFTAFQSLSNLQSTLNKEEGVGTGGLAILYASLVVSCMFTPSVAIAKLGCKWTIALSMCCYVVYMAANFYAVWALMVPASIIIGFGAATLWSAKCTYLTQMAVWYSKLTGATQDDIVNRFFGFFFMFFQTSQIWGNLISSEIFSQRPENESLYLDLSESELKSCGANFDPTIEENKTTLKKPELEKVYTVCGIYTGCAVVAVIIIVVLLDKIKLDKDNHDQYGKFSFDTLIATFSHWWRSPYQKLLMVLTFYSGVEQGFVGGDYTKSYIGCALGIWNIGYIMICYGVVDAACSFLFGRLVQFVGHIPFFILAFLLHGGVQITLMLWVPDPDRVYLFYIFAALWGMGDAVIQTQINAYYGYLFTDHSEAAFSNYRLWESLGFILAFGYGNFVRTDIKLYLTFTVLVVGMYLYGVTEYLERRARKSAANISEKTKLNDGCRQMQIFRMSVYETNPEGCGPNPELYKTCGQFKCIPVNVTCPCVSEEFSCADDTCISRTLICNGVRDCTNGNDEIICEDGLTESPAIPLSIFIAVTSVCVVCCILAVILTCLCLRRRQQRNNGSLASNVLLQQSNEKDNTGNSCKIQPGSTGNNLNSDTKNSPHRNYGYEKVPQDFGIFFGDEFLGTSTPKQGIKHIINPKRFSGNVDFKDQVIVNQSLNSCTSELKCSYTKAEAKKPRAIGDSASNLNTSWFLPIDHVVSAD